ACAGCGTGCTCTGGTCGCGCGACATCGTGGTGACCAGCGGCGCCGACGCCAACGCCGTCCCGGTCGCCGAGTACACGCTCGCTGCCATCATCTTCGCCGGCAAGAAGGCTCCGTTCCTGGCCGCAGACGCCGGTACGGCGTACCAGGGCTGGAGTCAGTTGCAAGGCTTCGGTGACCTGTCGAACTTCCGCCGCACGATCGGGGTCGTCGGCTTCTCCCGGATCGGCCGCCGGGTCGTCGACCTGCTCCGGACCCTCGACGGCGCGACTGTCCTGGTCGCCGATCCCTACGCCGATCCGGCCGAGGTGCAGGCGGCCGGTGCCGAGCTGGTCGAGCTCGACGAGCTGCTGCCGCGGGTCGACGTACTGTCCCTGCACGCGCCCGCTTTGCCGAGCACGCATCACATGATCGGCGCGGCCGAGCTGGCTCAGCTGCCCGACCACGCCACGGTGATCAACACGGCGCGGGGGAGCCTGATCGACTCAGCCGCCCTGGCGGCCGAGTGCCGGATCGGACGGCTGTTCGCGATCCTCGACGTCACCGATCCCGAACCGCTCCCGGCGGACTCGCCGTTGCGCTCGGTCCACAACGTCATGGTCACCCCGCACATCGCCGGGTCCCTCGGCACCGAGATCCATCGGCTGACCGATCACGTGCTCGCCGAGGTCACCCGCTGGCTGGCCGGCGAACCACTGCGGACCCGGATCACCGCCGACGTCTTCCCCCTCACCGCCTGAACCGCCCGAACCCGTCGAACCCGTCTGAACCGCCCGAACCCGCCCGAACCCGCCACCTACGCCGTACCAGAGTCCAAGGAGAACGTCGTGAAGCGACACCTCGTCACCACCATCGCCGGCGCCGCCGCGCTGGCCCTGCTCACCGCCTGCGGAGGTGGCTCGTCCGGGCAGGCCGCCGCCGACGGGCCGCAGACCATCAAGGTCGCGCTCTGGAACTACGCCACCACACCGGAGTTCAAGGCGATCATCGACGGCTTCCAGCAGGCCAACCCGCAGATCAAGGTCGAGCCGGTCGACATCCTGGCCGACGACTACCAGACCAAGCTGACCACGATGCTGGCCGGTGGTGACACCACCGACGTACTGACGATGAAGAACGTCATCGACTACGCCCGGTTCGGCACCCGGGGACAGCTGCTGCCGATGACGGACCAGGCCAAGGCGCTGGACCCGGCGAAGTACTCCGGACTGAAGGCCTACGA
The Kribbella voronezhensis DNA segment above includes these coding regions:
- a CDS encoding hydroxyacid dehydrogenase, whose protein sequence is MTATVTACRSEALLVMNREAFDAHFDQTRLDRLASLVALPEPIWTDELDSAKARARLETADLLVTSWGVPRLTADRLASAPRLKAVFHAAGSVRSLADSVLWSRDIVVTSGADANAVPVAEYTLAAIIFAGKKAPFLAADAGTAYQGWSQLQGFGDLSNFRRTIGVVGFSRIGRRVVDLLRTLDGATVLVADPYADPAEVQAAGAELVELDELLPRVDVLSLHAPALPSTHHMIGAAELAQLPDHATVINTARGSLIDSAALAAECRIGRLFAILDVTDPEPLPADSPLRSVHNVMVTPHIAGSLGTEIHRLTDHVLAEVTRWLAGEPLRTRITADVFPLTA